A window from Pseudomonas kribbensis encodes these proteins:
- the thrS gene encoding threonine--tRNA ligase codes for MPTITLPDGSQRSFDHPVSVAEVAASIGAGLAKATLAGKVNGKLVDASDIIDSDATLQIITPKDEEGLEIIRHSCAHLVGHAVKQLYPTAKMVIGPVIDEGFYYDIAFERPFTPDDMTAIEQRMQQLIDTEYDVIKKVTPRAEVIEVFKARGEDYKLRLVEDMPNEQAMGLYYHEEYVDMCRGPHVPNTRFLKSFKLTKLSGAYWRGDAKNEQLQRVYGTAWADKKQLAAYIQRIEEAEKRDHRKIGKRLGLFHTQEEAPGMVFWHPNGWTLYQVLEQYMRKVQRDNGYLEIKTPQVVDRSLWEKSGHWANYADNMFTTESESRDYAIKPMNCPCHVQVFNQGLKSYRELPMRLAEFGACHRNEPSGALHGIMRVRAFTQDDAHIFCTEEQMQAESAAFIKLTMDVYRDFGFTDVEMKLSTRPEKRVGSDELWDRAEAALAAALDSAGLPYDLQPGEGAFYGPKIEFSLKDCLGRVWQCGTLQLDFNLPVRLGAEYVSEDNSRKHPVMLHRAILGSFERFVGILIEHYEGAFPAWLAPTQAVIMNITDKQADFVAQVEKTLNESGFRAKSDLRNEKIGFKIREHTLLKVPYLLVIGDKEVEMQTVAVRTREGADLGSMPVAQFAEFLAQAVSRRGRPDSE; via the coding sequence ATGCCAACTATTACTCTTCCCGACGGCAGTCAACGTTCATTCGATCACCCGGTTTCCGTAGCCGAGGTCGCCGCATCCATCGGTGCAGGCCTGGCCAAGGCCACCCTGGCCGGCAAGGTGAACGGCAAGCTGGTCGACGCCAGCGACATCATCGACAGCGACGCAACGCTGCAAATCATCACGCCAAAGGATGAAGAGGGGCTGGAGATCATTCGCCACTCTTGCGCCCACCTGGTTGGCCACGCGGTCAAGCAGCTGTACCCGACGGCCAAAATGGTCATCGGTCCGGTCATTGACGAAGGCTTCTATTACGACATCGCCTTCGAGCGTCCTTTTACTCCGGACGACATGACTGCCATCGAACAGCGCATGCAACAGCTGATCGATACCGAATACGACGTCATCAAGAAAGTCACTCCGCGTGCCGAAGTGATCGAAGTGTTCAAGGCTCGCGGCGAAGACTACAAGCTGCGTCTGGTCGAGGACATGCCGAACGAACAGGCCATGGGTCTGTACTATCACGAAGAATATGTCGACATGTGCCGCGGTCCGCACGTGCCGAACACTCGCTTCCTGAAATCCTTCAAGTTGACCAAGCTGTCCGGTGCCTACTGGCGCGGTGATGCCAAGAACGAGCAATTGCAGCGCGTTTACGGCACCGCCTGGGCTGACAAGAAGCAGTTGGCAGCGTACATCCAGCGAATCGAAGAAGCTGAAAAGCGCGATCACCGCAAGATCGGCAAGCGTCTGGGCCTGTTCCACACCCAGGAAGAAGCGCCGGGCATGGTGTTCTGGCACCCGAATGGCTGGACTCTGTACCAGGTACTCGAGCAGTACATGCGCAAGGTGCAGCGTGACAACGGCTATCTAGAGATCAAGACGCCGCAAGTCGTTGACCGTAGCCTGTGGGAAAAGTCCGGTCACTGGGCCAACTACGCTGACAACATGTTCACCACCGAGTCGGAAAGCCGCGACTACGCGATCAAGCCGATGAACTGTCCTTGCCACGTGCAAGTGTTCAACCAGGGTCTGAAGAGCTACCGCGAGCTGCCGATGCGTCTGGCCGAGTTCGGTGCCTGCCACCGTAACGAGCCGTCGGGTGCGCTGCACGGCATCATGCGCGTGCGTGCATTCACTCAGGACGACGCCCACATTTTCTGCACCGAAGAGCAGATGCAGGCCGAATCCGCTGCGTTCATCAAGCTGACCATGGATGTTTACCGCGACTTCGGCTTCACCGATGTCGAAATGAAACTGTCCACTCGTCCGGAAAAACGCGTTGGTTCCGACGAACTGTGGGATCGCGCCGAAGCAGCTTTGGCCGCGGCCCTTGATAGCGCGGGCCTTCCGTACGACCTGCAGCCGGGTGAGGGCGCTTTCTATGGTCCGAAGATTGAATTCTCGCTGAAAGATTGCCTCGGTCGCGTGTGGCAATGTGGTACTTTGCAGCTCGATTTCAACCTGCCAGTGCGTCTCGGTGCCGAATACGTCTCCGAAGACAACAGCCGCAAGCATCCGGTCATGTTGCACCGTGCGATCCTCGGTTCGTTCGAGCGTTTCGTCGGGATTCTGATCGAGCACTACGAAGGTGCATTCCCTGCGTGGCTGGCGCCGACCCAGGCAGTGATCATGAATATCACTGATAAACAGGCAGATTTTGTTGCTCAGGTCGAAAAAACTCTCAACGAAAGCGGGTTTCGTGCCAAGTCTGACTTGAGAAATGAAAAGATCGGCTTTAAAATCCGCGAGCATACTTTGCTCAAGGTTCCATATCTCTTGGTTATTGGGGATAAGGAAGTCGAGATGCAGACTGTCGCTGTGCGTACTCGTGAAGGTGCTGACCTGGGCTCGATGCCCGTCGCCCAGTTCGCTGAGTTTCTCGCGCAAGCGGTTTCCCGGCGTGGTCGCCCAGATTCGGAGTAA
- the infC gene encoding translation initiation factor IF-3 — MIIKREMRQDKRTAPKAPINENISAREVRLIGADGEQIGIVSIDEALRIAEEAKLDLVEISADAVPPVCRVMDYGKSIFEKKKQIAAAKKNQKQIQVKEIKFRPGTEEGDYQVKLRNLVRFLSDGDRAKVSLRFRGREMAHQELGMELLKRVEQDLLEYGSVEQHPKMEGRQLIMVIAPKKKK, encoded by the coding sequence ATTATTATTAAGCGTGAAATGAGACAAGATAAACGAACTGCACCGAAAGCCCCGATCAACGAGAATATCTCGGCACGCGAGGTTCGGTTAATTGGCGCTGACGGCGAGCAGATTGGCATCGTCTCGATTGATGAAGCGCTTCGTATCGCTGAAGAAGCAAAGCTTGATCTGGTAGAAATCTCTGCAGACGCAGTCCCACCGGTTTGCCGTGTGATGGACTACGGCAAGTCGATCTTCGAAAAGAAGAAGCAGATTGCTGCGGCGAAGAAGAACCAGAAGCAGATTCAGGTAAAAGAAATCAAGTTTCGTCCAGGGACGGAGGAAGGGGATTACCAGGTAAAACTGCGCAACCTGGTACGTTTCCTGAGTGACGGGGACAGGGCCAAGGTATCCTTGCGATTCCGCGGCCGTGAGATGGCCCACCAGGAGCTGGGGATGGAACTCCTCAAGCGGGTTGAACAAGACCTGCTCGAGTACGGTTCGGTCGAACAGCATCCTAAGATGGAAGGACGCCAGCTGATCATGGTCATCGCCCCGAAAAAGAAGAAGTAA
- the rpmI gene encoding 50S ribosomal protein L35: MPKMKTKSGAAKRFLKTANGIKHKHAFKSHILTKMSTKRKRQLRGSSLLHPSDVAKVERMLRLR; encoded by the coding sequence ATGCCAAAGATGAAAACCAAAAGTGGTGCTGCTAAGCGGTTTCTGAAAACTGCTAACGGTATCAAGCACAAGCACGCTTTCAAGAGCCACATCCTGACCAAAATGTCGACCAAGCGTAAGCGTCAACTGCGCGGTAGCAGCTTGCTGCATCCGTCTGACGTGGCAAAAGTCGAGCGCATGCTGCGCCTTCGTTAA
- the rplT gene encoding 50S ribosomal protein L20 — MARVKRGVIARKRHKKILKLAKGYYGARSRVFRVAKQAVIKAGQYAYRDRRQKKRQFRALWIARINAGARVNGLSYSRFIAGLKKASIEIDRKVLADLAVNEKAVFAAIVEKAKATLA; from the coding sequence ATGGCTCGTGTAAAGCGTGGCGTCATTGCCCGTAAACGTCACAAAAAAATTCTGAAACTTGCTAAAGGCTACTACGGCGCTCGCTCGCGCGTATTCCGTGTTGCCAAGCAAGCGGTAATCAAGGCAGGCCAATACGCCTACCGTGACCGTCGTCAGAAAAAACGTCAGTTCCGCGCTCTGTGGATCGCTCGTATCAACGCTGGTGCTCGTGTTAACGGTCTGTCCTACAGCCGTTTCATCGCTGGCCTGAAAAAAGCGTCCATCGAGATCGACCGTAAGGTTCTGGCTGATCTGGCAGTGAACGAAAAAGCGGTGTTTGCCGCGATTGTCGAGAAAGCTAAAGCCACCTTGGCTTAA
- the pheS gene encoding phenylalanine--tRNA ligase subunit alpha, with protein MENLDALVSQALEAVQSAEDINALEQIRVQYLGKKGELTQVMKTLGNLPAEERPQVGALINVAKERVTGVLNARMALFEEAELAAKLSAESIDVTLPGRGQTSGGLHPVTRTLERIEQFFTRIGYGIAEGPEVEDDYHNFEALNIPGHHPARSMHDTFYFNANMLLRTHTSPVQVRTMESQQPPIRIVCPGRVYRSDSDITHSPMFHQVEGLLVDRDINFADLKGTIEEFLRVFFEKELAVRFRPSYFPFTEPSAEVDMECVMCSGKGCRVCKQTGWLEVMGCGMVHPNVLRMSGIDPEEFSGFAFGMGVERLAMLRYGVNDLRLFFDNDLRFLAQFR; from the coding sequence ATGGAAAACCTGGATGCGCTGGTCTCTCAAGCACTAGAGGCTGTGCAAAGCGCTGAAGATATCAATGCCCTGGAGCAAATCCGGGTTCAATACCTTGGCAAAAAGGGTGAATTGACTCAGGTGATGAAGACCCTGGGGAATTTGCCGGCAGAGGAGCGTCCGCAGGTCGGCGCCCTGATCAACGTTGCCAAGGAACGTGTCACAGGCGTTCTCAATGCGCGCATGGCTCTGTTCGAGGAAGCCGAACTGGCTGCCAAACTGTCCGCCGAGTCCATTGACGTAACCCTGCCGGGCCGTGGCCAGACCTCCGGTGGTCTGCATCCGGTAACCCGGACTCTGGAACGTATCGAACAGTTCTTCACCCGCATCGGCTACGGCATTGCCGAAGGCCCTGAGGTCGAAGACGATTATCACAACTTCGAGGCGCTCAACATCCCTGGCCATCACCCGGCCCGGTCGATGCACGACACCTTCTATTTCAACGCGAACATGCTGTTGCGCACCCATACCTCCCCGGTACAGGTCCGCACCATGGAATCGCAGCAGCCGCCGATCCGCATCGTCTGCCCAGGCCGTGTGTATCGCAGCGACTCCGATATCACTCACTCGCCGATGTTCCACCAGGTCGAAGGCCTGCTGGTCGATCGCGACATCAATTTCGCCGACCTGAAAGGGACTATTGAAGAGTTCCTGCGGGTGTTCTTCGAAAAAGAACTGGCGGTACGTTTCCGTCCTTCCTACTTCCCGTTCACCGAGCCATCCGCTGAAGTCGACATGGAATGCGTGATGTGCAGCGGTAAAGGATGCCGTGTCTGCAAGCAGACCGGCTGGCTGGAAGTGATGGGCTGCGGCATGGTTCACCCGAATGTGCTGCGCATGTCCGGGATCGACCCGGAAGAGTTCTCGGGCTTTGCCTTCGGCATGGGCGTCGAGCGTCTGGCCATGCTGCGTTACGGCGTGAACGACTTGCGTCTGTTCTTCGACAACGACTTGCGGTTCCTCGCGCAATTTCGCTAG